One Cervus elaphus chromosome 28, mCerEla1.1, whole genome shotgun sequence DNA segment encodes these proteins:
- the NDUFAF4 gene encoding NADH dehydrogenase [ubiquinone] 1 alpha subcomplex assembly factor 4 — protein sequence MGAAVARAVRNFNLENRAEREISRMKPSPAPRHPSTKNLLREQMSSHPEIKGEIDRKDDKLLSLLKDVYVDSQDPVSSLQVKDAGTHQKPQEFRLPKDHQFDIMNVKNIPKGKISVVEALTLLNNHKLYPDTWTAKKIAEEYHLEQQDVNSLLKYFVTFEVKIFPPGGKKAIQSK from the exons ATGGGGGCTGCGGTGGCTCGCGCAGTCAGGAATTTCAACCTAGAGAACCGGGCGGAGCGGGAAATCAGCAGAATGAAGCCTTCCCCCGCTCCCAGGCACCCCTCCACCAAGAACCTCCTGCGAGAGCAGATGAGCA gcCATCCAGAAATTAAGGGAGAAATTGATAGAAAGGATGACAAACTGCTGTCCTTACTAAAAGATGTGTATGTTGATTCCCAAGATCCCGTGTCTTCTTTGCAG GTAAAGGATGCCGGAACACATCAGAAGCCTCAGGAGTTCAGGTTGCCGAAAGACCATCAGTTTGACATTATGAATGTTAAGAACATTCCTAAAGGCAAAATTTCCGTTGTAGAGGCATTGACACTTCTCAATAATCATAAACTTTATCCAGACACATGGACTGCTAAGAAAATAGCTGAAGAATACCATCTAGAACAGCAAGATGTAAATTCCCTTCTCAAATATTTTGTTACTTTTGAAGTAAAAATCTTCCCCCCTGGAGGCAAGAAAGCAATACAATCAAAATGA